Within the Gemmatimonadaceae bacterium genome, the region AACCCCGCAGCACCACCTCGTCCCCGTCTTCGAGAAACGCGCGCGTCTCGCCATTGGGGAGCGCCAGTGGTTCCGTGCCCTTCCAGGTGCGCTCGAGCAGGCAACCGCGCGATTCCTTGGCCGGCCCCGACACGGTGCCGCTCGCCAGCAGGTCACCCGGCTGCAGGTTGCACCCGTTGCTCGTGTGATGCGCCACGAGCTGCGCTACGGTCCAGTACATATCCGTGAAGCTGCCGCGACTCACGAGGAACTCGCCCGCCCCCTCGGCCCGCATGCGCGCCGTGCGGAGCCACGCCTCCAGCGTGATCGCGATTCCCGCCCCCTCGCCCGGCGCCGAGAGATATGCGAGCGGCGCCGGATCGCCCGCCGGCCGAGCGAATGCGGGCGCGCGGAAGGGTGCCAGCGCGTCGAGCGTCACGACCCAAGGCGACACCGTCGTCGCGAAGTTCTTGGCGAGGAACGGTCCCAGCGGCTGATACTCCCACGGCTGGATGTCGCGGGCCGACCAGTCGTTCACTAGACAGAGGCCAAACAGATGGCGTTCGGCTTCGGCCACCGGCACCGGCTCGCCGAGCGCGTTTCCTGTGCCGACGAACATGCCGACTTCCAGTTCGTAGTCCACGCGGCGCGACGGCCCGAACACCGGCGGCTGCGCCGGATCGTCTCGCGTCTGTCCCCACGGCCGCCGCACGTCGCTCCCCGTGGCCACGATCGACGACGCGCGCCCGTGGTAGCCGATCGGCACGTATTTGTAGTTGGGCAGCAATGGCTGGTCGGGGCGGAACATCGAGCCGACGTTCGCGGCGTGAAAGATCGACGCGTAGAAGTCGGTGTAGTCGCCCACACGCGCCGGCACGAAGAGGTCCGCCTCGTCCATCGGCACGAGCAGTTCGGCGGCGTGGCGCTCGCCCGCCCCACCCATCCGCAGGACGTCGCTCAACGCCAACCGTAGCGCGCGCGCCATGTCCGGGCCCATGCCCATCAATTCGTTCAGCGAGTCGTCCTCGCAGGCGCGGGCCGCGTGCAACGCATCACCGCTCACCAGGCCGTGGCCGACGAGCGCCGCGACGTCGAGGATCTGATTGCCGATGGCCACTCCCACGCACGACTGTCCGGCGCCGGAACTCCGCCGGAACACGCCGAACGGGAGGTTCTGGATAGGGAAGTCGTGGCCCGGCACGTTCGCGCTCGCCACCCACGAGCGGAGCGCGGGGTCGTGGGTGCGGTCGAGGGCGGCGCTCACAGCATCCCCAGCCGGCGCAGATCGTCCACCGGCTCGCGGAACGAGCAGGAGCCGAACGCCAAGGCGTGGTGCCGCGCGGCATGCAGCGCTTCGGCCGTCAGCACCACCTCGCGCCACCGCAGGCGATCGCCTTCGAGTTGGATGGCCGACGGGTCGCGCTCGTCGAGCAACGCGAGCACGGCCGCGTCGTCTCCGCCCTGGCACATCAGAGCGGCCGCCAGGAGTACGTTCAGGAAGCCGTACATCGTGCCGCGTGGCGCCTTCGCCTCGTAGGTGAGCGGATACTCGGCGCGCAGCGGGTGGTGCAGACCGGCCGTGGCCTTGAACGCAACCCCGTGCTCGAGGCAGCAGCGCATGAAGCGCACCACGTGGCGCTCGGCGGGAATGGCATCCGCCGTCACGCCGCCAGTGCGGATCTTGGCCTTGGCGCCGATCTCGCCGACCGCGGCGATGAGCGAATCCGGATCTTCGAGCACCGGGACTTCGATGAACGCGTCGAACCCGCTCACGATTTCGCCGGCGGCCAGGATCTCGGCGCAGTGGGACGCCCTGATCTCGACCGTATCCACGTACACGGCTCCATGGCGCACGTCGCGGTGCCGGTCGTTGAAGGCGTGGATGGACCGCATATCCACGGCGGCGTCCGCGCTCACGAGCGCGCTCAGCGCCCACGACTCGGCGGCCGACGCGGGTAGGATCTCGCGCCCGGCCGCGTCGAACGCCTCGAGGCGCGACGCCGGGACGACGAACCGCCCGAGCATCCACGCCGCGGCACCCCGCCGATCCTCGTCGTAGGCGTGGACCGCGGCTTCCATGGAAAGGCTGGCCGGCGGAAAGAGGCCGGCGTAGTCCACCGCGCGCTCGAGCAGCGCGGTGAGCGCAGGCCCTACCGTCCGGGCCCGAGTCACGCCTTCCGGTGCGTGTGGCCGGCGTGACGGCTCGCCGCGTGGCGCGCCGCGCCGCGCGACGCGTGCCACGCCCTGGCGATCTTGCGGCGACCGTCCACCTTCACGATCGTGCCGCGGCAGTTGGCTGCGCCGCACCGGCAGCCGTAGAAGTGCAGGTCTTCTTCGGTATAATCGCGCACGTGCTCGAACTGGTAGTCGTAGGCCAGCTCCGCCCCCTTGGGAATGTCCCGCAGGGCGTCGATCCAGATGTGCCCGCGCTCGATGATCGCATCGCAGTTCGGATTGCACGAATGGTTGATGAATCGCGCCTCGTTGCCGCCGTGCGCGGCATCGATCACCGTGCGTTGGTTGAGCGTGAACAGGAACGTGTGGTGGCGCTCGGCGCGGTCCTCGTCGGGATACCGTCGGTCGGCCTCGGCGCCGGTGATGTGCTCACCTGTGTATTCGATGATGCGCGTGCCTTTGGGGATATCCACGATCGCGAACGCCCCGGTGCCCTGAATGCGAGAGCGGCGGAGCCGGAACCAGGGGTTCGGGCGCCGCCTCACCTGCTTGCGTATGGTCATGCCCAGCTCGGCAAAGCGTGATGAAGGATCAGACGGCCTCGGGCCGTTCCTTCCGATAAGCGTCGGTCGTGTGGCGCAAGGCGAGCAGCGCCGATGCCTCGAATTCGAATTCCATGGCCAACGCGGCCAGGAGTTGGGAGTCGTGCCGCGACATCTTGCGGGCCGCTTCGTCGCAGGCGTTGTGGCGCCGCAGGTAGTCGCGGCCGGCATGCCAGAGTGCATTGGCGCGCTGGCGCCACCCCTCTTCGGTGCCCGGGTCCTGGGCCGCCGCCAGCTCGTAGGCATCGAGCAGCTTGCCCAATCCGTCGTGCATCACTTCGCAGAACTGTTGCGCGGAGAGGACCTCGGTTTCCACATCGGACTTCTCGACGATGCGCGCCACCCGATCATGCTGGCGGCAGCATTCTGCCGCCGAGCGGCAGAGGGCATCGGCAACAGCGAGCGCGGAGTTCGGCGGATCGGTCGACGGCGCGGCCGTGGCAGCGGACAGCTTGGACTTCGGCATGAGCGTCGGGAATGCGGAGGTGGGACGCGAAACGCGACGGGGGCACCGCCGCTCGCGGGTACGCTGCAAGATGAGTGGGCCCGCCCGCAAACGGTAGTGCCCACCGGGGCACTCCGGGTGGGGAAACGGCTGGTTGGCGGGGTGCCCTCCGAACCGCCGGCCCCACTACTTGGCGGTCTTTTCCTTGGTCGCGCGCCGGCGCTTGCCCTGCTTGGCCTCGCGTCCCGTCAACTCGTCCACGTGGATCCCGAACATCACCGTGCGGAAGGGCGCCGGGTCGCCTTCCTTCAGGGTACGCGGCACGAACCGCCGGAGCAGGTCGACCGCCCGCTCGTACTCGGCGGCGTTGGCCTCCCCCGCGTCGGGGCTCAGCAGGTACACCGTGCCGTGTGCCACCACGCTGCGCCAGTCGAAAATGGCGTGCACCTCGTCCACTTCGAACGCGACGTACGGGTGATGCCCGATGGTCGTCAGCTTGCTACCCTCAGCGGTGCGGCCAAAGATCCAGCCGTTGTCGAACACGTAATGGATGGGTTCGATGTCGGTCCGATCCTTGAACGAAAACGCCAGGCGTCCCACGTGGTTCACGGCCAGCAGCGCCTCGCACTCCTCGGGGGTCAGTTCGCGAAAAGTCGGCACGGTCATCGGGAGCACCTCACAGGGACGGCAGGACATCCGCCGCCGTCGCACGATCGTCCCCGAATTCTACGACAACCCCGTGGGCACGGCCAGCCGGGAACGCCCTATTCCGTACCGGGTGCAATCCGGTAGCCACGGCCGCGAATCGCCACGAGCAGAGTCGGCACCACATAGAGCGTGATGGGTGTGGACAGTCCCAGGCCGCCGATCACCGCCAGGGCGAGAGGCTTCTGCATTTCGCTGCCGGCGCCGAGTCCCAACGCGAGGGGCAGGAGCCCGAACAGCGTGCACAACGTCGTCATCAGGATCGGGCGCAGACGGACGCGCGCGGCGTCGCGGATGGCCGGTTCCAATTCCATCCCGTTGTGGGTCATCCGGTAGTGCGTGAAGTCAAGCAGGATGATGCCGTTCTTCACGATCAGTCCCACGAGCAGGATCAGCCCCATGAACGACGAGACGTTGAGCGCCGTGCCGGTGACAAGCAGCAACACCATGGCACCCACGAACGACAGCGGGGCCGCGAGCAGGATCACGAACGGCTCGACGAACGACTGGAACTGGATCACCATCACGCCGACCACGCTGGCGGCGGCCAACGCGAGCACCAGCAGCATCTGATGAAACGCGTCCTGCTGGCTGGCGTACTGGCCGGCCAGCTCGACGCGCGTGCCGGTGGGCGCGGGATGTCCGGCCAGCACCCGCTTCACGCCGTTCACGACGTCGCCCAGGGCCTGGCCGTTGCCGATATCGGCGGTCATCGTGATCAGTTGCGCCTGATTCTCACGCGTCAATTCGCTGCGCGTGTCGGCCTTGGTGAACGAGACGAGCGACGACAGGGGAGCAGCCGTATGCGTGAGCGGCGAGACGATCGGAATGGCGCCGAGGCGCAGCGGATCGTAGCGCACCGAATCGGGCGCGCGCACGCGCACATTGATGGACCGGTCCTCCAGCAGGAGTTGCCCTGCGTCGACCCCGAACAGGGCACTGCTCACGTCCTGGCCAATCAGGCCGGGCGTCAGCCCGAGTCGGCTGGCCTCGGCTTCGTGCACACGCATCGAGAGTTCCGGGTCCGGCTCGGTAACCCCGTTGTAGAGATCCACCAGACCCGGAATGCTGTCGAGGGCGGGCGAGAGCTGCCGGGCGTACGCCTCGATCTGTTGGAGGCTGTCACCGAACACCTTGATCTCGACCGGATTGGTCACCCCAGACATGTCGTTGATGCCGTCCGACAGGATCTGGACGAATTCGATGCGCAGCCGAGGCACCGCGACGTCGAACTGCTTGCGCAGACTGTCGATCACTTGGAAGATGGTCCGGCGACGCTGGCTCTGCGGCGTGAGGCGCACCGAGATGTCGCCCCGATTCAACTGCGTGGCGAACAACCCGAGTTCCGCGCCGGTGCGCCGCGACGTCCCGGAGACCTCGGGAGTCTGCGCCAGGATGTGCTCGACGATGTGCAGTTGGCGGTCCGTCTCGGTGAGCGCCGTGCCCGCCGGGCTCCAGTAGTCGAGCACGAAGGCCCCCTCGTCCATGTCGGGCAGGAACCCCGTGGACGCGGCGCGATAGGCGGCGTATCCGGCACCCACCAGCAGCAGCGCCCCCACCATCACCCACCGCGCGTGGCGCAGCACCGCACCCAGCGATCGCTCGTACTCCATCGACAGCGCGTCCACGGCCCGTCCCACCACATGGAGGATGCCGCGCTTGTGGCCCGTCGGGTCCTGATCGGCCTCGAATTCGGCGTCGCGCGCCGTGAGGAATTGCTCGCTGAGCAGCGGAATGACGGAGAAGGCGAGCACGAGTGAGACCAGCACGGCAATGGTCAGCGTGAGCGACAGCGCCTTGAAGAACTGGCCGACGACGCCTTCGAGCAGTCCCAGCGGCAGGAACACGACGACCGTGGTGATCGTCGACACCGTCACCGCCCATATGAGTTCCTGGACGGCGTCGCGGATGGCGACGCGACGATCCGACGTCAGATGCAGATGCCGGACGATGTTCTCCGTGATCACGACGGCATCGTCGATCACGAGCCCGATGGCTATGGCCATGGCCCCCAGCGTCATCAGGTTGAGGGTCTGGCCCAACAGGCTCATCACGAACAGCGTGATGACCATCGTCAGCGGGATCGACGCGGCGCTGATCGCCGTGATCCTGGCGTGGCGCAGGAACAGCAGCAGAATGACAATCGCGAGCAAGGCGCCGATCAGCATCGCATCGCGCACCGCAATCACGGCGTCGCGCACCAGTTCGGCCTGGTCGTACACTGCTTTCAGATGGACGCCCGGCGGCAGCGACGCCGCCACGTTGCGGGCAATGGCCGCCACGCTGTCGGCAATTGCCACCGTGTTGCCGCCGATCTGGCGCGTGATGTTGATGAGGGCGGCGGGGTGCCCGTCGCCGTCGATGATCTGCGTGTGATCCGTCGTCCCGAACGTGACGGTGGCGAGATCGCGCACGCGCAGGCCGTGGCCAACCACGACGTTGGCGATGTCGTCCACCGTGTGGGCGTCATTCGCGGTCACCACGAGATACTGTTTGTAATCCTTGTCCACTCGCCCGACCGCCGTCAGCCCGATCGCGTCGCGGATGGACGAGGCCAGATCGTCATAGCTCAGCCCCTGCGCCGCCAGACGGGCCGGATCGGCCACCACCTCCACTTCCCGGACGTCTGAGGCCTGTACTTCCACCTGCCCCACGCTGGGCACCCGCGAGATGAGGGGCTTGAGCTGGTAGCGAGCCACGTCGTACAGCGTCGCCGGATCGCCCCCTTCCACGTTGTACGATAAGATCGGATACACCGAGGGCGTGATCCGGTCGGCGCGGATGGTGAGCCCCGGGGGCAGCTCTGGACGTACCTGGTTCACCTCGGCCTGCACCAGTTGGAGTGCATAGATCATGTCCGTGCCGGGCGCGAACAGAATCTGGATCTCGCTCCCGCCGCGAATCGACTTGGAGTCCACGCGCCGCACGCCGAGCACCGTGCTGATCGCCTCTTCCAGCGGGCGGGTGATGCTGAACACCACCTGCCGTGCGCTCAGCGACGAGCCTTCGACCACCACGGTCGCCCGTGGGAACTGCAGTTCGGGATAGATGGATGACGGCATCCGGAGCCCTGCCCAGACCCCGGCCACGCTCATGAGGGTGACCGCCAGATAGATGAATCGCCGTTGGGACGCAACGACGCCAAAGAGAGACCGATCGCCGGTCACGGCTTCACCGTCACGATCTTCGCGCTATCCGATACCCCGTATGCCCCGTAAGTGACGACCGTTTCCCCGACCTTCAGGCCGCTGAGGATCTCCACGTACGCCTCGGTCCGCGCGCCAGTGGTCACGGGGCGCGCATGCGCGATGCCCGACGAATCGACGACGAACACGCGATAGCCCTCGCCTTCCGGTACCAGCGCCTCAGCGGGAACCGCAATCGCTTTGTCGTGGCGACCGACGACGATGCCGGCCATGACGGTCTCGCCCACGCGAAGCGTGCGTTTGGGCCTCGCCACGATGACCCGCACCGGCACGGTGCCGGTGGCCGAGTCCAACTCGGCCCCCACGTCGGCCACCGTTCCCGTTCCCAGCGTGTCGCCATTCAGCGACTGCCCCGCCACGACCGCCACCGTCTGACCCGGTTGCACATGCGCGGCGTCGGAGGGCGACACGTGCACCATCACGTCGAGCGCACGCGGATCGGTGACCTCCACCATCGGTTGCGTCATGTCGACCGATGCGCCGAGCACCGCGTTCATGACCGTGACGACGCCCGCCAGCGGAGCACGCAGCGTGGACAGCTGCTGGTCGCGGCGCGCCGTGACCTGCGACGCCCTGGCCTGCGCCAGCGCCGCCGCCGCCTGCTCCACGTCCTTGCGCGGGGCGATCCCTTCGGCTGCGAGTCGTACCGCGCGGTCGTACGCCTGCTGTGCGTTCTGCAGCGCCGACGTGGCTCCCTGCAGCGCGGCATCGAACGTCTGCTGCTCGAACTGGACCAGGGGATCGCCGGCCTTCACACGCTGACCCAGCGTGACGAAGATCCTGGCCACGCGGGTCGGGGCCGGCGCGGCCAGT harbors:
- the fahA gene encoding fumarylacetoacetase, with the protein product MSAALDRTHDPALRSWVASANVPGHDFPIQNLPFGVFRRSSGAGQSCVGVAIGNQILDVAALVGHGLVSGDALHAARACEDDSLNELMGMGPDMARALRLALSDVLRMGGAGERHAAELLVPMDEADLFVPARVGDYTDFYASIFHAANVGSMFRPDQPLLPNYKYVPIGYHGRASSIVATGSDVRRPWGQTRDDPAQPPVFGPSRRVDYELEVGMFVGTGNALGEPVPVAEAERHLFGLCLVNDWSARDIQPWEYQPLGPFLAKNFATTVSPWVVTLDALAPFRAPAFARPAGDPAPLAYLSAPGEGAGIAITLEAWLRTARMRAEGAGEFLVSRGSFTDMYWTVAQLVAHHTSNGCNLQPGDLLASGTVSGPAKESRGCLLERTWKGTEPLALPNGETRAFLEDGDEVVLRGYCERQGYARIGFGECRGRIAPAAAAPR
- a CDS encoding SET domain-containing protein-lysine N-methyltransferase; the protein is MTIRKQVRRRPNPWFRLRRSRIQGTGAFAIVDIPKGTRIIEYTGEHITGAEADRRYPDEDRAERHHTFLFTLNQRTVIDAAHGGNEARFINHSCNPNCDAIIERGHIWIDALRDIPKGAELAYDYQFEHVRDYTEEDLHFYGCRCGAANCRGTIVKVDGRRKIARAWHASRGAARHAASRHAGHTHRKA
- a CDS encoding pyridoxamine 5'-phosphate oxidase family protein, whose amino-acid sequence is MTVPTFRELTPEECEALLAVNHVGRLAFSFKDRTDIEPIHYVFDNGWIFGRTAEGSKLTTIGHHPYVAFEVDEVHAIFDWRSVVAHGTVYLLSPDAGEANAAEYERAVDLLRRFVPRTLKEGDPAPFRTVMFGIHVDELTGREAKQGKRRRATKEKTAK
- a CDS encoding efflux RND transporter permease subunit — its product is MTGDRSLFGVVASQRRFIYLAVTLMSVAGVWAGLRMPSSIYPELQFPRATVVVEGSSLSARQVVFSITRPLEEAISTVLGVRRVDSKSIRGGSEIQILFAPGTDMIYALQLVQAEVNQVRPELPPGLTIRADRITPSVYPILSYNVEGGDPATLYDVARYQLKPLISRVPSVGQVEVQASDVREVEVVADPARLAAQGLSYDDLASSIRDAIGLTAVGRVDKDYKQYLVVTANDAHTVDDIANVVVGHGLRVRDLATVTFGTTDHTQIIDGDGHPAALINITRQIGGNTVAIADSVAAIARNVAASLPPGVHLKAVYDQAELVRDAVIAVRDAMLIGALLAIVILLLFLRHARITAISAASIPLTMVITLFVMSLLGQTLNLMTLGAMAIAIGLVIDDAVVITENIVRHLHLTSDRRVAIRDAVQELIWAVTVSTITTVVVFLPLGLLEGVVGQFFKALSLTLTIAVLVSLVLAFSVIPLLSEQFLTARDAEFEADQDPTGHKRGILHVVGRAVDALSMEYERSLGAVLRHARWVMVGALLLVGAGYAAYRAASTGFLPDMDEGAFVLDYWSPAGTALTETDRQLHIVEHILAQTPEVSGTSRRTGAELGLFATQLNRGDISVRLTPQSQRRRTIFQVIDSLRKQFDVAVPRLRIEFVQILSDGINDMSGVTNPVEIKVFGDSLQQIEAYARQLSPALDSIPGLVDLYNGVTEPDPELSMRVHEAEASRLGLTPGLIGQDVSSALFGVDAGQLLLEDRSINVRVRAPDSVRYDPLRLGAIPIVSPLTHTAAPLSSLVSFTKADTRSELTRENQAQLITMTADIGNGQALGDVVNGVKRVLAGHPAPTGTRVELAGQYASQQDAFHQMLLVLALAAASVVGVMVIQFQSFVEPFVILLAAPLSFVGAMVLLLVTGTALNVSSFMGLILLVGLIVKNGIILLDFTHYRMTHNGMELEPAIRDAARVRLRPILMTTLCTLFGLLPLALGLGAGSEMQKPLALAVIGGLGLSTPITLYVVPTLLVAIRGRGYRIAPGTE
- a CDS encoding efflux RND transporter periplasmic adaptor subunit: MMKHVLLFVALFTLGACGGSAADSGDQGAAAQVVVSARTAVISTRPFIETVNAIGSVVQRPGHFAELAAPAPTRVARIFVTLGQRVKAGDPLVQFEQQTFDAALQGATSALQNAQQAYDRAVRLAAEGIAPRKDVEQAAAALAQARASQVTARRDQQLSTLRAPLAGVVTVMNAVLGASVDMTQPMVEVTDPRALDVMVHVSPSDAAHVQPGQTVAVVAGQSLNGDTLGTGTVADVGAELDSATGTVPVRVIVARPKRTLRVGETVMAGIVVGRHDKAIAVPAEALVPEGEGYRVFVVDSSGIAHARPVTTGARTEAYVEILSGLKVGETVVTYGAYGVSDSAKIVTVKP